The following is a genomic window from Desulfofarcimen acetoxidans DSM 771.
TGTATACTCAGGCTTTTTCTCCCCGGGCAGCCTTGTAATAGTATAATAAGGCTCCATAGCCTGCTCATCACTGCCAAATATTTCAGTCGGCAAATCCCATTTATCTTCCTTATTATAAAATACCAGTGGGTTATTCATGTGATAAAGAGCATATTTCTCAGCCTGGATAATAAACAAATCTTCCGGGTACCTTATATGGCTATACAAATCAGCAGGCATATTCTCCAGCGGTAAAAATACACCGGGGAATATTTTTGAGTAAGTATTGATTATGGGATCTTTGGAATCACTGACATAGTAAGTGACTTCTCCCGTGTAGGCATCCACTACGACCTTTACAGAATTTCTGATATAATTGTTGCCCTCACCAAAAGGTTCCGAATAAGGATACATATTGCTTAGTGTATAAGCATCCCACATCCAATAAAGCTTGCCACTGCTGAGAACTATATAAGGATCTTTATCATATTTCAAAAAAGGTGCAATGCGGGACACTCGATCCTGTATGTTTCTATGAAAAAGTATCTGGCTGTCACTGGTAATATTACTGGCCAAAAGCAGCTTGTAATCGCTAAATGAAAAAGCAAATATCAACCTGTTTAAAAAATTACCAATCTTAACCCCGTTCTTAGCCTCATAAGTTGAATAAACATTATCTTCACCCTTAGGATGGTCAAACTCCTGTGTTTTGGTATTGACAATTACATAGTTGTCTTCAGATTCTCCAAAATATATTTCCGGCCGTTTAATTTGCAATTCAGGAAATTTTGTTACCGGAGGGATATCTTTAATTAAAAACTCAGGCAACCCTTCAGAGGTTACTTTATTTACCGCACTCATAGCTACACCGTAACCGTGGGTGTACTGTAATCTCTGGTTAACCCAGGTTTTAGCCGTAACCATTAATTGAGACTGGTTTAATTCTCTAGGAGCCAACATGACCTGCCTGTATTGTCCATTAACTGTATAACGATCAATATCAATATTCTTGAATTCGTAATAAAGCCTCATGGTCTGCATCTGCCCGTAGGTCTGCTGCAAAGGGCGATAATCCCATAGGCGGATATTATCAATAACATCACGATTGTTCTGAATATCCTCAGCTTTTAATATCCCTCCCGCAGGAAAATCCTTGCGCTCAATATCCTCCAGTCGGTATGCTTTTTTAGTCAGGGCAATATTATGTTCTATATACTGTTTTTCTTTTTCAAATTCATTGGGCTTGACAATAAAATTCTGAATAGCAGCCGGATATATCCCCCCCAGTACTATTGAGGAAACTATTAAAAAACCAATAGAGTATAATACAAGACGGAACTTCTTTAAGAAGATGTTTACAAGTATTGCCAGTGCAGTAATTAACGATATAACTACCAGTATTTTTAATCCAAACAAGTTAGCGTGAATATCGGTATAACCTGGCCCAAACACTGTTCTCTGATTTGAAAACAATAATAAATACTCATTTAGCTGGTAACCCCAAGCCTTGATGATAAAATAAATTGCTGCCAGAAACGATAAGTGGTACCTGGCAGTTTCTGTACGAAAAAGTTTTGTAAAACCACCTGGTGTCCGGTCAGTTAAGAAATAAACCACTGCTGCAAAAAAACCGGTTATTAATACTGAGCTGACGAACAAGCCATAGAGAAAACGGTAAAAAGGCAAACTAAAAACATAAAAGCTAATATCATTGTTAAATATCGGATCTGTTTCATTAAAGGGAGTTGCCTGCAGGAACTTTTGCAATGTAAGCCAATCTCCGGTTACGGAGTAACTCATAAAAAAAGAAACCAGTAAACTAAAGGCTAAAATAACAAGGGTCAGCCTTTTGGGAGTTACATGATCAGCCAGGGGAGATCTGTAAAAAGTAATAACGTCTCCATCCTGAACACTCTGGCGGTTATTGATAGCCTCCAAAACAGGTTTTCGAACTATTAGTAAATTAGCGAAAAAGAAAACGAAAAAAGTTATACCTACAGCTATTCTTAGTCCAACCTCTGTTAAAAGTATAGTTAAAAACACTCTCTGGTAGTGTAAGCTCTTAAACCAGAGCCAATCAGTGTAAAGCCCGATACCCCATTTTAATGCAGCAATAATAAAGACTATTACACCTAAAATAACGCCCAGAACAATGCGGGATCTGAATCGCAAATAATAACCTCCCATTTTATATAGGTTTGGGGACTTTCTGTGACTGGTCAGATTCATATTTTAATTTTGCTTCACACATTTGACAAAATGCAGGTGTCTTTTTAGGTTGATCATCGTACTCATCTTCATAGGGATCTTTTTTTTCTTCAACGTCAAACTGTTTTCCACACATAATACATCTAGGCAAATTACACACCTCCACTATAGAAATAGATTACTAGTGGATACTTCGCTAAAAATCAAGGAAATCCTGCTTAAATACTTTTTTTCGTGTGTGCAAGATGACTATTTGTTTTGACAAATATGTATATGAGTTTCTGCATATGATAAAATTCTCGGTTTTATTTCAATCATCTTTTTCCAGGGCAAATTTGATCATTCTGTCAGTTAAATCTGTAAAACTTATCCCCGCTGCTCTGGCCGCGTCAGGAGCAAGACTGGTTTCAGTCATGCCGGGAATTGTATTTATTTCTAAAATATAAGGATTAGAGTTTGCATCTACGATAAAATCTACTCTGGCTAAACCACTGCAGCCCATTGTTTTGAAAACCTTTACTGCCAGCTCCTGAACATTTTTTTGCACCTCCTCCTTTAGTCTGGGTGGCATAATGTGATCACTTAATCCAACCGTATATTTGGCCTTATAATCATATACTCCGGTATTAGAAACAATCTCTATTAAAGGTAGTGCTTCAGGCTGGTTGTTTCCTAAAACAGTTGCGGTAACTTCAGTACCGGAGATAAATTGCTCTATCAAAGCAATTGGGTCATATCTGAAAGCTTCCTCTAACGCATCCGGTAGTTGTTCCTCATTATTAACAAAAGAAATACCTATGGTAGATCCTTGTGTCGGGGCTTTTACCACCAAAGGTAAAGGCATGTACTTGAATAGGGTCTGACAGATTTCTTCTTTAGTTTCATTATTATAACTGCTGCGCCTGATTAGAGAGAATTCTGCTGTTGGCAGCTTTGCCTGAAGCAGCATTCTTTTGGTAGCTATTTTATCCATGGCAAGAGCACTGGCTAAAACACCTGAACCAGTATAAGGTATATTTAGTATTTCCAGCAAACCTTGTATGCAACCGTCTTCTCCATATTTACCGTGAAGAGCCAGAAAAGCCATGTCTATGCTTTCTTCTTTTATTCGCTCAGCAATATTCTCTTGAACATCAATCTTCACAACCTGGTAACCTAAGCCTAACAGAGCTTTATAAATAGCTTCTCCGGTCCTAAGCGATACTTCTCGTTCTGCTGATTTTCCGCCTAAAAGTACGCCAATTTTTTTTATCATGATATATACACCTCCAACTCTTTATCCTTAATTTTATATTATATTCTTGTTTAATTCTTAAAATCCTCGAAAATAATTTATCCTTGACATAATTATTTTTTTAAGCTAAAATACTTTATGCAGGTTGAAGATAGGGGCGTAGCTCAATTGGTAGAGCAACGGTCTCCAAAACCGTAGGTTGCGTGTTCGAGTCGCGTCGCCCCTGCCAAAGAAACCCGCGAGATATAAGGTCTCGCGGGTTTTATATTTCATTAGATTATCGCTTCAATGAATGTTTTGGCTACTATTTGGCTAATAAGCGGGCCACAAGATACTATAGAAACACTCCAAAAACAAATCAAATGTCCCACCCTGGTACGCATTGTAAAGAGGCGCGGTGGGATCTGTTATTGTAATTATACATTTTGTATATAAATACGTCAACAAAGATACAAAAAATTATAAAATAATCTGACAATTTAGGGTTTTTATAAACTTAAGCTATTACTCCACACATCTCAGCCAGCTTAACATAATCAATTTTCCAAACAATGCGGGCCTGTCCATAAGCATCCCCCGGCTGCGGCTCCATTAGTTCCCGTATAACGGGAATGTGTCTGCCTATCATTTGCGTTTCTTTTAGTATATCTATTTTGCATTTCACTTCTGGAATTACTAATATCCTGCTGCGTAAAATGGTATCTTCTCTTGGTGTATCGCATATGCCAGGGTTATCAATGTAACCAACATACTTTAACGAGTACCCAATATCGCTGATGGAAATGGAGGAATCGTTGGCAGCAGAGGCCAACACGTCTGCGATGTGGCTCATATCCCCTGCCTGTAAACCAAAGCCGGACATAGAGGATACCATGATGTCCGATACGTTAGCGAAGTCCTTACCGGAGGCAGCAGCGGCATCAAGTAAGCCCGGCAGCCATAGCAGCCCCTGCAACTCCAGCAGCTTTACCTACCAGAGCAAAACTGCTTCTTCTCGGCCTCGTCCTTGATTAATTCAGCAATGTAACCATAATTAACCACTAATAGATTCTTGATAAATTCATCTTCGACAATGGCACGCCCGTTTTGAAAAAGCACGCCTTCGGTTACTCCGTTATAAATCCAGCTCCTAGTTATAATTAAATATTTTGGCATAATAACATCACCTCAAAAAATGAGAAAATCACTCCATATAGTTTTCTTTTAATGTAAATGAATGTAATATATAAGAAATACAAAAGAAGGTGGATTAAATGCAAATAAGAATAGCTGTCATGGAAGATATTAATAGTGTAATAAGTTTACTAAAACAATTTATGATTTTTGAAAATGCAGATTTATTAACGGACATTCAATACAAATCTATGTTTGAGATAGTAATTGAAAATCCACAAAAAGCCATATTTGTAGTTGCTCAAAAAAACAACCAACTGGTAGGTATGCTAACCATGGTTTTTGGTTTTAGCACTTGGAAGGGAAAAGACTATGTCATAATTGATGATGTGTTTGTTTTACCAAGTTATCGCTTAATGGGAGTCGCTACCAACTTAATTAATAATGCTTTCAGGATAGCAGAAGAACGAAATTGTGTAAGGGTTGATTTGGTAACAGAAATAGATAATTATATGGCACAGAAATTATATGATAAATTAGGCTTCAAACAATTACGAAGAATTCTATTTACCAAAGTTTTCCAAGTAGGAACGTGATGGGAAGTAAATCCCGTACACGCTCCAGAGGGTTATTTCTATGCTGATTTCTTAACTCGTCAAGCATAGGCAGGGTGGCAGGGTTAAAACGCCATCATTGCCATTGATAATCTGGGCACCGCTTAGACGCTTTTGCAGGCCATCAAATTCATTCGGGTTGGCAGAGTCACCCTTGAAGAAGTCTCTTGTCCATTCTAAGGACAAAGCTTTAGACTTCATGCTGGTGTGGATGGCCCGGATGTCCTGCACATTGCCGCGAGTCTGGACAAGAAATTTATCAACATCAATGTCGCCACCGAGAATGTATAAACCTTCGGATTTTTGGTTGATTACACCAGCGAATTCGGTGTAACCTTCGTTTATGCCACGGAAAGCTATACCCGGTAAGGTTTGCTCTCGGTTGTACTTATAGCTGTTCCCTGCGATTTCCATAAAGGGGAGCAGTTCGAGTACAGCGGAATTTCTTCATCACTAGCATTCTTTGCCGGGTTAGAACCGTGTAGCACTTCTCATTTAATATCCTTCTCAAAAATTGCGCA
Proteins encoded in this region:
- a CDS encoding D-alanine--D-alanine ligase yields the protein MIKKIGVLLGGKSAEREVSLRTGEAIYKALLGLGYQVVKIDVQENIAERIKEESIDMAFLALHGKYGEDGCIQGLLEILNIPYTGSGVLASALAMDKIATKRMLLQAKLPTAEFSLIRRSSYNNETKEEICQTLFKYMPLPLVVKAPTQGSTIGISFVNNEEQLPDALEEAFRYDPIALIEQFISGTEVTATVLGNNQPEALPLIEIVSNTGVYDYKAKYTVGLSDHIMPPRLKEEVQKNVQELAVKVFKTMGCSGLARVDFIVDANSNPYILEINTIPGMTETSLAPDAARAAGISFTDLTDRMIKFALEKDD
- a CDS encoding GNAT family N-acetyltransferase; amino-acid sequence: MQIRIAVMEDINSVISLLKQFMIFENADLLTDIQYKSMFEIVIENPQKAIFVVAQKNNQLVGMLTMVFGFSTWKGKDYVIIDDVFVLPSYRLMGVATNLINNAFRIAEERNCVRVDLVTEIDNYMAQKLYDKLGFKQLRRILFTKVFQVGT
- a CDS encoding UPF0182 family protein, with the translated sequence MRFRSRIVLGVILGVIVFIIAALKWGIGLYTDWLWFKSLHYQRVFLTILLTEVGLRIAVGITFFVFFFANLLIVRKPVLEAINNRQSVQDGDVITFYRSPLADHVTPKRLTLVILAFSLLVSFFMSYSVTGDWLTLQKFLQATPFNETDPIFNNDISFYVFSLPFYRFLYGLFVSSVLITGFFAAVVYFLTDRTPGGFTKLFRTETARYHLSFLAAIYFIIKAWGYQLNEYLLLFSNQRTVFGPGYTDIHANLFGLKILVVISLITALAILVNIFLKKFRLVLYSIGFLIVSSIVLGGIYPAAIQNFIVKPNEFEKEKQYIEHNIALTKKAYRLEDIERKDFPAGGILKAEDIQNNRDVIDNIRLWDYRPLQQTYGQMQTMRLYYEFKNIDIDRYTVNGQYRQVMLAPRELNQSQLMVTAKTWVNQRLQYTHGYGVAMSAVNKVTSEGLPEFLIKDIPPVTKFPELQIKRPEIYFGESEDNYVIVNTKTQEFDHPKGEDNVYSTYEAKNGVKIGNFLNRLIFAFSFSDYKLLLASNITSDSQILFHRNIQDRVSRIAPFLKYDKDPYIVLSSGKLYWMWDAYTLSNMYPYSEPFGEGNNYIRNSVKVVVDAYTGEVTYYVSDSKDPIINTYSKIFPGVFLPLENMPADLYSHIRYPEDLFIIQAEKYALYHMNNPLVFYNKEDKWDLPTEIFGSDEQAMEPYYTITRLPGEKKPEYTLIMPFTPQNKKNMVAWMVARSDGENYGKTLVYEFPKQELVYGPMLIEARINQDTTISQQLALWDQRGSSIIRGNLLVIPIKDSLLYVEPLYLQAKQSKMPELRRVIVALGDQVVMEPTLDMALKRIFGAAGITSASEENPASENQVLSVSELIKQANSLYDAAQAKLKAGDWAGYGESIKQLKEVLNNLTVQATK
- a CDS encoding phage tail tape measure protein; translated protein: MQGLLWLPGLLDAAAASGKDFANVSDIMVSSMSGFGLQAGDMSHIADVLASAANDSSISISDIGYSLKYVGYIDNPGICDTPREDTILRSRILVIPEVKCKIDILKETQMIGRHIPVIRELMEPQPGDAYGQARIVWKIDYVKLAEMCGVIA